The following is a genomic window from Candidatus Angelobacter sp..
CGCCCGCGTGTGATTTCAAAAGGTCTTGTGTGCCCGGCCCATCACGGACCGTTCGTCGCCCAGAATTCCTCGTGCGGCTGGTTGTCATAATTCCAGCGACGCGCGGCAGCGTCACTGAATTCGATCCACTTCCACCAGTGCTGCCATTCCACGTGGTCGTCGAGGAAAACCATGTTGCCGCCATCATCGTGGATTCTGCCGATCAAACCCGCTCGGTCGTCAACCAAATGACTGTAGATTAAAGTGAACACTCCCCAGCCTCCCGATTTGAATCCGCCTCTTGGGCCTGGATTGTCCGTTGTGCTACTTGAATCGTCGCCAATGGAAATCATATCTGCGGGCACTTTGATTTCTTCGGGCCTGCGACTTTCCGCCACCAGAAAGTCGTTGCCGTTTCCCAGTCCCATGCCTCCCGCCGCAACACCATAGCAATTCATGGCGTAACAGAAGGGCCGATTTCCTTCGATATTGGTTGGATAGGAATATCCGTCTGGAGAAGGATTTGTCGTCCAGCGGAAGTAGTCTGGAAAAGAAGGGCAATAGAAGCTTTCCCGCTCCGCGTAATCGAGGAGGTAAACATTCCACAAGCATGTCCCGTGAGTTGGCCCACGTACCAGCGTCGCATAGCTTGAGGAAGGCGGGTACCTGCAGTTGTCGTCCCCATACATCCCAAGCCCCAACCCAAGCTGGCGGAGATTGTTCTGACAATAGGTCCGTTTCGCCAGAGCTTTGCTTCGTGCGAGCGCTGGCAGGAGCAACGCCGCCAGCACAGCGATGATAGCGATCACCACCAACAGTTCGATCAAGGTAAATGCGCGAGCCAGTTTCATCAGCCGGTAGAATTGCCTGATCCTTTCAGGAGAACCCACACCCCAATTACACCGGCAAGGACCGCAAGCGTCCAGTCCACAAACTTTACCGCAGGTCGGCTGGTCTTCAGATAACAAAACTGCCCCAAGGCCCAGAATCCGACCCCGACGGTCACCCAACCAAAGCCTATGGCATCAACTCCGTAGAGGACATGCCAGTTCCGGCGACCCGCCAGCCATTTGTTGACTTTCCCTCCAACTCCTTTCGCAAATATGTACGATCCGGGAGCCAGCGCCAGGAGCCAGAGGAAAGCCCCGCCAAACCACCGGAGAATGCGCCTCGTAAGATTCGGCTCTCGTTGCTCGCCCGAAATAACGACACCATCGTCATCGTTGCGGGCGTAAGGTGGCGGATGTCTTCTCATTGACTGGTTCTGGGCTTGGGTGTCGTAGTCATCGAAAACGGACGCTGTCGTAACCGTCAAAGTCGCTCAACTGGTCCCAATAGACCAGCCAGAACTCCACCAGATTGAACCCGCTTGCAAATTCCGAGGCCAAATTCCCCAAAGCGACTGCCAGACTACGTCGCTGGAATTGGCATCGCGCGGCGTGAGTCGGCGCTCGCCTGCGGCTATGCCCCGAAGGGAGAAACCTGCCAACAGCACAAACATGACAACGAGTTTAGCAGAGGCAGCGCCCGCGGAGTTTCAGTCGGAAAGCTGGACGCGAGACGCGGGGAATTTCGATTGCGCGGTAAATTTTCGCGCAGAAGGTGTGGAATTCACCCATTGGGCAATAATGGGTGGTCTATCCTCCGGTGAGCGGGTGAATTTGGTCGTCTTCATAAGCGCGGCAAGTTAAGAATTTCATCCGGCCAAAACCTCCAGCCGGCACGTCATACGCCAAACGCGGGTCTCCTTACGACCTGAGGCTCCGTCTGTTATCCTGTCAGCGAGAATAAAGTCCCCTCAAGGCGGCTTGCAATGGGGTCTTCACCGTAAATTAGGTGTGGTGGAGACCGTGGATTGGGGCGGGGTAAGACCCTTCCGGTGCACCATGGCGATGAAATCTTCGCTTACCCTGTTTCGACCTTGTCGAACCGCCGGTTCCAATTCGTTCTATGGCTCGAGGTTCGGCCGGGCGAGGCCCAACAAAGAATCTCCCAAAAATGGCTTGAGACTTTCGTGGTTTTTATGCTTCGTGTGCATTTTCGCGGAGAAGCGTTCGTCGCATGAAACATCTGTTGTCGTTGGAAAAACTGCCGCGAGCGGACATGGACCAGATCCTGGCCGCGGCCGGCCCCATGAAACGGGAACGCGGCCGGCCCGGGAAACTTCCGCTGACCGGCCAGACGTGGGCGCTGATCTTCAACAAGTCCTCCACGCGCACCCGCGTTTCCTTCGAGGTCGGCATCCGCGAACTGGGCGGCCAGGTGATGTTTCTCAGCGCAAACGATATCCAGATCGGCCGCGGTGAACCGATCAAGGACACCGCGCGCGTGCTGGGCAGGATGATTCACGGCGCCGTGATCCGCACCTACGCCCAGCGGGATGTCGAAGAATTCGCGCAATTCTCCGGCGTGCCGACGGTCAACGCGCTCACCGACGACGAGCATCCGTGCCAGGTGCTGGCCGACATTTTCACGTTTCAGGAAAAGCGCGGTCCGATCCAGGGCAAGACCGTGACGTTCATCGGCGACGGCGCGTGCAACATGCCGGTGTCGTGGATGTTTGCCGCAGCCAAGCTTGGTTTTGAGCTTCGCATCGCCGCGCCAAGGGCATTTCAACCGTCACAAGAAATTGTGATGCGGGCCGGGTCTGCCGCGGGCAATGGGCGCGCCGCATCCCCTCGAGGCCGGTGGGAAACCCGATCGCCAAAGCAAGATGGCGGCATTGTCGTCAGTGACGACGTCAAAGCGGCGGCAACAGATTCCGATCTCCTTTACACGGATGTGTGGGTTTCGATGGGCAAGGAATCGGAGGCCGCCGAACGCCTCAGGGCGTTGGAAGGTTATCAAATAAACCAGTCGCTGGTGAAACTGGCGAAACCGGACGCCCTGGTCATGCACTGCCTGCCGGCGTATCGCGGCAAGGAAATTGACGAGGCGACGTTCGAGGCGAACGCCCCGACGATATTTGATCAGGCCGAAAACCGGCTGCACGTTCAGAAAGCCATTTTGAACTGGCTGGTCTCCTGAATCCCCGCCGGCGGTCCCGGGGATTATTGATCCTTGCGCACGGTCGTGCGCTCCCGAATCCACGCCAGATCGGCGTTTCCCGGAGACGAAATATCGTGGCTGATTTTTTGTCCAAATGGAGCGGTCACGAAGGTGCGCTTGTCCCGCCAGCGATGGGTTTCCACATGGCCGTCCGCAAATGCAATCACACCGGACCGGTTGTGGTGAGTGGCGGGGTAGTGAAAGAAACCGTCCATGCCAGACCCCGGCATCCGGACGATGAAAGCCGGGGTGCAAATATTCTGCGGGTTCACATCCTGAAATACAAACGCGCCCGCCGGGAGCGGAATGTCGGCGCCTTTTCTGGCGACCTGGTAGCGAGGTGAAGTATAGCCCGCAAATGAGGGAACCGGCGCGAGGTAAATGTTCATCGAGTAGCTCCGTATTTGCGGCACGGGCCTGCCGAGGCTTTGCAGGTAGGTGACGCGGTCCGACGGGCATTTATAGACCGCCGCAGTTTTCAGGTATGGTGCGAAGGCGGCATACTTCGGATCCAGCAGATATGCCCCGTTCGTAAAACCCGCGGTGAAGTCATGAAACCACCCGAGAACCCAGAGATTGTCCTTTTCCGCGTCGCCGGGGCGTTTGCCCCCGTTGGGCACCAGGGTGTCGTTGAAGTCGCCGCTGTAAACGTGCGAGGTAAGTGCCAGTTGTCGCTGGTTGTTGACGCACTGAATGCGGTGCGCCTGCGCTTTGGCCTGGGCGAGAGCCGGCAACAGCAGCGCCGCGAGGATCGCGATGATGGCGATGACCACCAGCAATTCAATCAGCGTGAAAGCCGGAGCCCGAACCGGCTGCGCGCCAATTGCCGCTCGATGCGATGCGCCCGAACGGCCGGTTGATTTCGCATCCATCCAACCGGGGATCCTATCATCGAATAATCCCGTCGCGAAGGAGGTTTTTCCACCGGTGTTTAGAGCGTCGAAAAAGCAGAATATTGAGCTGCGTCTTTGCGAAACTGCGGACTAGACGCCATGCCGGGCCTTGGTAACCTATCTCTGTTATGTCAACTCTAGCGCCCAGCGCGCCGCAAAAAGTGAACCTTCGCCGGCCCGATGTGATGGAAGCCGTGCAGGCGCAGGTTGTCGCTCATTATCGCAGCGAACTGGTGGACCGAATCCGGGCGCACGGCGGCATCCTTTCCGCCGATGGCCGGCTCACCATCAAGCTGGCCAAGGAATTCGGCTTTTGTTACGGAGTCGAGCGCGCCATCGATCTCGCCTACGCGGCACGCAAGGTTTTTCCCGCGCCCAAACCGATTTATCTCCTCGGCGAAATCATTCACAACCCCGAGGTGAACGACCAGATCCGCAACATGGGCATCCAGACCATTCCGCCGAAACCGACCGAGGCAGAAATGTCGCGGTTGGGCGCGGAGGACGTGGTCATCATTCCGGCGTTCGGCACCGAGGTCGGCACGCGAAAGAAAATCGAACAGAAGGGTTGCATCATGGTGGACACCACCTGCGGCGACGTGATGAGTGTCTGGAAGCGCGTCCGCCAGTACTCGAAGGAATCGGTCACCAGCATCATTCACGGCAAAGCCAAACATGAGGAAACGAAGGCCACCACTTCGCAGGCCACGGCCTATGGCGCCGGACATTACCTCGTCGTCTATGACCTCGCGGAAACGGATTACGTCTGCAATTACATTCTGAACGGTGGCGACAAGGCGGAGTTTCTCGAAAAATTCAAAGGCGCCTACTCCCCCGGCTTCGACCCGGAGATCCATTTGCAGGCGGTCGGCGTCGCCAACCAGACGACCATGTTGCGCGGCGAAACCGAGGAGGTGCAGCGCCGCATCCGGGCCGCGATGGAAAAGAAGCACGGCACAGAAACTTTGCCGCAGCATTTCCGGTTCTTCGACACCATCTGCGGCGCAACGCAGGACCGTCAGGACGCGCTGGAAAAAATGCTCAAAGAACCGATGAATCTGCTCATCGTTGTGGGCGGTTACAACTCCTCCAATACATCGCACCTCGCCGAGATGGGCGAGAAGGTTCTGCCGACCTACTTCATCAAGAACGCCGCAAAAATGGTTTCAGACAAGCTCATCGTCCACTACAACCTGCACAAGCAGCAGGAGGTCGAGACGCGCGACTGGCTGCCGCCGGGCACCATCACCGTGGGCATCACCGCCGGCGCTTCGTGCCCGAACAACCTGATCGAAGACGCGATTCGACGGCTGTTCGAGTTGAAGGGTGTTTCCGTGCAGGAGTTGCTAGCGAGCTGATCCCGTTCGGACATTTCTGCTTTCCGCCTCCGCCGGCAGAATTTGAACCATGCCCCGCACCCGCGAAGAACTGGAACAGCTCGAGCGCCTGAGCCTCGCGCCTTACGCCCAGTTCAGCGCCGACACTCGCGGACGTGAATACCCTGAGGAACCGCCGGACTGGCGGACGCATTACCAGCGCGACCGCGACCGCGTCATTCATTCGCGCGCGTTCCGCCGGCTCGAATATAAAACGCAGGTGTTCCTGAACGGCAGCGGTGATCATCTGCGCACGCGGCTGACGCACACGATGGAAGTCGCCGCCATCGCCCGCAACGTCGCCCGCGCCCTCAAGCTGAACGAGGATCTGGCGGAGACCATCGCACTGGCGCACGACCTCGGCCATTCGCCGTTCGGGCACAAAGGCGAGCTGGTCCTGGACAAGCTGATGAAAGACAACGGCGGATTCGAACATAACCGCCAGAGCCTGCGAGTCGTTGAAGAGCTGGAGCAAAAGTACCCAGGCTTTCCCGGGCTGAATCTGACATGGGAAGTCCGTGAAGGATTGGCCAAACACCAGACCAGCTACGATCGTCCAGGCAGACGCCGGGGTTTCGAAGCGAAATCCGCTTCACTGGAGGCGCAGGTCGCCAATCTCGCCGACGAAATCACCTATTACAGCCACGACCTCGACGACGGGCTGGAGTCCGGTCTCCTTTCAGAAAAAGACCTGTGTCGCGACGTGCGCCTCTGGAACCAGGCCGCGCGAACGGTGAAAAAACAATACGGCGAACTGCCCGACGAATGCCGCCGCTACTTCATCATCCGTTGCATCATTGACGGCCAAGTGCGCGATGTGGTCGAGACGACGGAAAAACTCGTCCTTGGTTCGGGCGCGACGTCGGCGGACGATGTTCGACGCCAGCGCAAGACCCTGGCGCAATACAGTTCGAAGCGGCGCGAGCTGAATCTGGAATTGCGGAATTACCTCTACCAGAATCTCTACTACAACCCGGTGGTTCATGAGCCGAACCAGCGCGCGGTCCGGATGATGGAACAACTGTTCCAGTATTATTTGGAGCACCCGCAGGAAATCGGCGCGCAATCACGGAAACGCATCAGGAAAATCGGGCTGAGCCGCGCAGTCTGCGACTACATTGCGGGTATGACCGACCGTTACGTGATCCAGGAATACAATCGAGTGTTTGGGTTGAAGCTCTGATAAACGCAGTATTGAGGCCAACTCACGGCGACCTATGCGTGGCAGTCACGATGTCCACCGCAGCGGCTGCTGTCTCCGCCGTTTGTGCGGTACGGATGCTCATGTAGCTTCACCTTTTCTTTGCGGCTTTCTTCAACACGGAGCGCGCTGACAAGCCACCAAGAACAATGCCAAGCAAATACCCGATCCAGTTGTCTTTCCAATACTCACTCTCAAACACAGAAACTGGGTGGTCAGGGATCGGCGGCAAATGAGGCATCAGCAACCAACCGGCCAGGAAGAACACTCCCGCAAATACAAATGCGAACGAGACAAATGCCGAGACGTATTTCATAAGCACGATAGCACCAAACAGCATTCTTCAAACAGAGCCAGTTGGATGCAAGGCCGGCTGGAATCCTCAACTTTCACGGCGCATGATAGGCGAGGCTGTGATGTCGGTCAACTTCATCGTCAAGAAGTAGGCCGAGCTTTTCAATATTTCACTTCTCCGCCAGCAATTCCTCGATCTTCGATTTCATTCCCGCGTAAGCCTTGTCGCCTTTCACATATTGGCCGCCGGGATGGACATGGCGAATGACGCCCTTGCGGTCAATGAGGAAACTCACGCTCGTGAAGTCACGGTCGCCGGTATCGAGCCACCATTGATTCAATGTGCGCCAGCCGGTGTCAATGGCCACGGGAAATTTGAAGCCGAATTTCTCCGCGCGTCTCTTCACGTCCTCGACGCGCAACGCCTCGTCGGATTTGTGGTGATAGAAGCCAATGACCTCCAGGCCGCGCTGGTGGTATTCGCGGTAGAATTCATTCAGCGCCGGCGCGGTGGCCCTGCAGTACGGACAATCGGGGGCCGTCCACCAGCGGACCAGAACAACCTTCCCCTTGAGGTCTGCGAGTTTCAGCGGCTCGGAATTCAGCCAGTGTTCGGCCCGCCATTCACGCGGTTTGGTGCCAATCAGTCTTTCACCGCCACAGGCCGCCAGGACCGCCCAACAACACAATATGGCCGGAAAAATACGGGAGGCCGAACTCGTTCCCACAATGCGCCTGTTGTTCATGTCGGCACCAACTTCTCACGTCGTAGCAAAAAAGCCACTCACTCCTTCACCTTGGGCGTGATGACGAGTTTGCCGTCCTTCACTTCGATGCTTTCCAGCTTCCCCAGCGCTTCAGACGTCTTCGGATCCTGGGTCGCGTTCTGGGCAAAGTTGACGCCTTTCAGCGTGGCCATCGTCTGGGCGGAGGGGCTTTGCCCTTTCACTTCCACCGATTGCAGCGTGACGGACAAAACGCCGTTGGTGAGTGAAACTTTGAAAGCGGCCGAACCGTTCAGAAATCTTCCTTTGAGACGCGAGAAGCCCGGCACCCGCCCCGCGATGTCATCCATGGGCAGGCTGACCAGGCCTTTGACCTGATCGTCTTCGATCTTCACAAAGATTTTTTCCTTCAGTTGCTTCCAGTCGGGTTGGCTGGCAATCAAAGCATTGATTTCGTCGGCAGTCAGCTCCAGGGGCGGCACCGGTTTCCGCGCCCTCAAGGCATCGGCGAACGCGGTGACGCGCTTGTCCAGCAACTGATACTCGGCTTCGGCCATTTGCGTCTTCGGCAACGCCATCGGCGCCGTTTCGGTGTATCGCTCGACGAAGGCGGCGATTTTATTGAGTCCGTAGCGAACCGCAAAGAAGCCGGTGATGGCGACAATCAGAAACAAGACGATGCAGGTAATACAGCCGTAGAAAAAACAACCGTGTCTTTTGACCGGCTGGGCCGGAGGCGTGGTGGGATCGCTCATGGGTTGGCTCTTGTTGTTGTGTGTCGAGTATGGAGTCTCCGCCGTTATCCTCAACGTTATTTTCAGCGGTGAATGCGGGCAGCAAACGAGAACACGTTGAATTTCACTTCCCCGTTCGCCACCGCTTCTTCATGCTGGCCGCATGTCAGGTTTGATCGCCATCGTCGGCCGGCCCAATGTCGGGAAGTCGGCGTTGTTCAACCGCATCACCGGCCGGCGGATTGCGATTGTCCACGACCAGCCCGGCGTGACGCGCGACCGGGTGAGCGCGGAGGCTGAATGGAGCGGCCGGCCGTTCACTCTGGTGGACACGGGCGGCATCGGCCTTTTGCGCGGGGAGAAGGCGGACGACGTGATCGCGCAGGCGGCGCTGGACCAGGTGAACATCGCCATTGACACGGCGAATGTCATCATCCTCGTCGTCAACGTCCAGGAGGGCACCGTGCCGCTCGACCGCGAAGCAGCCGACCGTCTGCGCAAGTCGGGCAAACCGGTGCTGGTGGCGGCCAACAAGGCGGACACCGAACGCGCCGAAGCCGCCGCTGATGAATTTGTCGAGCTGGGGTTCGACAGGATTTTCCCCGTCAGTGCCATTCATAACAAAGGCATCGGCCCGCTCATGGACGCTTCCGCCGCACTGCTTCCCCCCGTTTCGGAGATCAAGTTCGCGGCTTCTGATTCATGCGACAAAGCGGGGGGTCTGGACCAAGCAACCGCCGAAAGCCAGGAACCCGGACCATTGGCGTTAAAACTCGCCATCGTGGGGCGACCGAACGTCGGCAAATCGTCGCTTATCAACACGCTCACACGATCCGAGCGCGTCGTCGTCAGCCCGATTCCCGGCACGACCCGGGACGCGGTGGATGTCCCATTCGAGGTCGAAACCGAAGGGATCCGCCAGAAATACATTCTCATCGACACGGCCGGAATGAGGAAAAACCGGCATGGCGCGGACTCGATTGAATTCTTCAGCGTGAAACGTTCGGAAGACTCGATTGCACGCTGTGACATCGCGATATTTGTTCTCGACGCCGAGGAAGGCATTCTCGAGCAGGACAAGAAAATCGGCGGAAAGATCCTTGAAGAAAAGAAGGCCTGCATCGTCGTCGTCAATAAATGGGACTTGCTGGAAGACGTCGTGCGCAAGGCACGCGAGGAGGAAATCGCAAGGCGAAACCGAAAGGCGGGAACCTCCGGCGCCAAACCGATGACGACGCTTGTGGAATTCGGCCAGTGGGTTCAGAAATATTTGTTCTTCCTCGACTTCGCGCCGGTGATTTTCGCTTCCGCGAAGTCTGGCTTCCATCTGGACCGGCTGTTGGAAGCGGTGCGGTACGTGGCCGCTCAGTTGCAGCAGAAAATTCCCACCGCCATCCTGAATCGAACTCTCCGCGACGCGATCGAACGACGGCAGCCGGTCAGCGCCGGCGGCCACCGGTTGAAATTTTTTTACGCAACTCAGGTCAAACAGGCCCCGCCCACATTCTTGCTGTTCGTCAACCGCAGCGAACTGTTTTCGGAGACTTATCGAAAATATCTGACGGGCGAAATGCGCCGCGCCTTTGGCTATGAAGGTTGCCCCATCGTGCTTGCCGCCAAAGCGCGCCCCAAGACAATCGAGAGCAGGCGGGGCACAAAGAGGCAGGGACGAAAGCCGGGCCGCGCCAGATCCGCCTTTCGGTAGCGCAACAGATGCATGGCACGCGGTGGTTTTCCTTTTAGATGTTCCGTGGAGAGTAAAAAGTGTGGTTATTCGCCGTTGAGAATAAGTTGCTCAAACGCTTTTCTTCGGGCCGTTTTGCAGGTTTCGCCGCGGCGAATAACGTCTGAGCAACATTCTCGAAAATTTTTCTTGCGACCACAACGGATAGTGCTACCCTGACCGACGCTGCGCAACAAATAGGGCTCCAGCCCATGCCATTTGGTCAGCAGTATTTGGCCGTTTTTTGAATAATTGTCGTGCCTTTCCGAGCCTGCCGAGCCGTTTAGATTCGGAAAAGGTGAGTTAACCGAAGACCTAACCAACCTGTATATTAAGCCATGATTGACGCACGCGAACAAGCTCTGTCCCCTCCCTCCTCCCGGTCCCGCCGCCGGTCAGGTCCGACTCCTCGCCGGGCCGCCCCGCCGGCCGCCGTGACTCAAAGAACGTTGCGAATCGAACGCGTCTTCAGTGACCCTATCGTCGGTCCCTTCGACCAGATCGAATGGGAAAAGCGCACCGCCGAGATCACGGATGACTCTG
Proteins encoded in this region:
- a CDS encoding prepilin-type N-terminal cleavage/methylation domain-containing protein, whose translation is MKLARAFTLIELLVVIAIIAVLAALLLPALARSKALAKRTYCQNNLRQLGLGLGMYGDDNCRYPPSSSYATLVRGPTHGTCLWNVYLLDYAERESFYCPSFPDYFRWTTNPSPDGYSYPTNIEGNRPFCYAMNCYGVAAGGMGLGNGNDFLVAESRRPEEIKVPADMISIGDDSSSTTDNPGPRGGFKSGGWGVFTLIYSHLVDDRAGLIGRIHDDGGNMVFLDDHVEWQHWWKWIEFSDAAARRWNYDNQPHEEFWATNGP
- the argF gene encoding ornithine carbamoyltransferase: MKHLLSLEKLPRADMDQILAAAGPMKRERGRPGKLPLTGQTWALIFNKSSTRTRVSFEVGIRELGGQVMFLSANDIQIGRGEPIKDTARVLGRMIHGAVIRTYAQRDVEEFAQFSGVPTVNALTDDEHPCQVLADIFTFQEKRGPIQGKTVTFIGDGACNMPVSWMFAAAKLGFELRIAAPRAFQPSQEIVMRAGSAAGNGRAASPRGRWETRSPKQDGGIVVSDDVKAAATDSDLLYTDVWVSMGKESEAAERLRALEGYQINQSLVKLAKPDALVMHCLPAYRGKEIDEATFEANAPTIFDQAENRLHVQKAILNWLVS
- a CDS encoding prepilin-type N-terminal cleavage/methylation domain-containing protein, which codes for MDAKSTGRSGASHRAAIGAQPVRAPAFTLIELLVVIAIIAILAALLLPALAQAKAQAHRIQCVNNQRQLALTSHVYSGDFNDTLVPNGGKRPGDAEKDNLWVLGWFHDFTAGFTNGAYLLDPKYAAFAPYLKTAAVYKCPSDRVTYLQSLGRPVPQIRSYSMNIYLAPVPSFAGYTSPRYQVARKGADIPLPAGAFVFQDVNPQNICTPAFIVRMPGSGMDGFFHYPATHHNRSGVIAFADGHVETHRWRDKRTFVTAPFGQKISHDISSPGNADLAWIRERTTVRKDQ
- a CDS encoding 4-hydroxy-3-methylbut-2-enyl diphosphate reductase, with amino-acid sequence MSTLAPSAPQKVNLRRPDVMEAVQAQVVAHYRSELVDRIRAHGGILSADGRLTIKLAKEFGFCYGVERAIDLAYAARKVFPAPKPIYLLGEIIHNPEVNDQIRNMGIQTIPPKPTEAEMSRLGAEDVVIIPAFGTEVGTRKKIEQKGCIMVDTTCGDVMSVWKRVRQYSKESVTSIIHGKAKHEETKATTSQATAYGAGHYLVVYDLAETDYVCNYILNGGDKAEFLEKFKGAYSPGFDPEIHLQAVGVANQTTMLRGETEEVQRRIRAAMEKKHGTETLPQHFRFFDTICGATQDRQDALEKMLKEPMNLLIVVGGYNSSNTSHLAEMGEKVLPTYFIKNAAKMVSDKLIVHYNLHKQQEVETRDWLPPGTITVGITAGASCPNNLIEDAIRRLFELKGVSVQELLAS
- a CDS encoding deoxyguanosinetriphosphate triphosphohydrolase encodes the protein MPRTREELEQLERLSLAPYAQFSADTRGREYPEEPPDWRTHYQRDRDRVIHSRAFRRLEYKTQVFLNGSGDHLRTRLTHTMEVAAIARNVARALKLNEDLAETIALAHDLGHSPFGHKGELVLDKLMKDNGGFEHNRQSLRVVEELEQKYPGFPGLNLTWEVREGLAKHQTSYDRPGRRRGFEAKSASLEAQVANLADEITYYSHDLDDGLESGLLSEKDLCRDVRLWNQAARTVKKQYGELPDECRRYFIIRCIIDGQVRDVVETTEKLVLGSGATSADDVRRQRKTLAQYSSKRRELNLELRNYLYQNLYYNPVVHEPNQRAVRMMEQLFQYYLEHPQEIGAQSRKRIRKIGLSRAVCDYIAGMTDRYVIQEYNRVFGLKL
- a CDS encoding TlpA disulfide reductase family protein, encoding MNNRRIVGTSSASRIFPAILCCWAVLAACGGERLIGTKPREWRAEHWLNSEPLKLADLKGKVVLVRWWTAPDCPYCRATAPALNEFYREYHQRGLEVIGFYHHKSDEALRVEDVKRRAEKFGFKFPVAIDTGWRTLNQWWLDTGDRDFTSVSFLIDRKGVIRHVHPGGQYVKGDKAYAGMKSKIEELLAEK
- the der gene encoding ribosome biogenesis GTPase Der codes for the protein MSGLIAIVGRPNVGKSALFNRITGRRIAIVHDQPGVTRDRVSAEAEWSGRPFTLVDTGGIGLLRGEKADDVIAQAALDQVNIAIDTANVIILVVNVQEGTVPLDREAADRLRKSGKPVLVAANKADTERAEAAADEFVELGFDRIFPVSAIHNKGIGPLMDASAALLPPVSEIKFAASDSCDKAGGLDQATAESQEPGPLALKLAIVGRPNVGKSSLINTLTRSERVVVSPIPGTTRDAVDVPFEVETEGIRQKYILIDTAGMRKNRHGADSIEFFSVKRSEDSIARCDIAIFVLDAEEGILEQDKKIGGKILEEKKACIVVVNKWDLLEDVVRKAREEEIARRNRKAGTSGAKPMTTLVEFGQWVQKYLFFLDFAPVIFASAKSGFHLDRLLEAVRYVAAQLQQKIPTAILNRTLRDAIERRQPVSAGGHRLKFFYATQVKQAPPTFLLFVNRSELFSETYRKYLTGEMRRAFGYEGCPIVLAAKARPKTIESRRGTKRQGRKPGRARSAFR